The Littorina saxatilis isolate snail1 unplaced genomic scaffold, US_GU_Lsax_2.0 scaffold_163, whole genome shotgun sequence genome window below encodes:
- the LOC138955862 gene encoding uncharacterized protein — MPGDKKYGPSKPKKRKFCGNKHTKKQTNQNSESIASSDETDKQSNVNKTVVMLMLNHLVKKTRVRSHRYKQRKDASYRPDTENSDADSVSTVYSILPLVQPLPTKGKVSSSNEAGGKGATST; from the exons ATGCCCGGGGATAAAAAGTATGGGCCTTCAAAGCCCAAGAAACGCAAATTTTGTGGAAATAAGCACACGAAGAAGCAGACGAATCAAAACAGCGAAAGTATAGCATCGAGTGACGAAACT GACAAACAGTCGAATGTGAACAAGACGGTAGTGATGCTGATGCTGAATCACCTTGTGAAGAAGACGAGGGTCCGCAGCCACCGATACAAACAAAGAAAG GATGCCTCATACCGACCAGACACGGAAAACTCTGACGCAGACTCTGTATCTACGGTGTACTCAATTTTGCCACTTGTACAACCACTCCCTACAAAAGGAAAGGTGTCCTCTTCAAATGAAG CCGGTGGGaaaggagcaacttctactTGA